The genomic DNA GGATGATGAGCGCGGTTCACCGCGTAGAGCAGAGAGATGTCTATCTGAGATAGGGCGTTGAACATGGCAACCGTTTACCGTACATTGTAAGTGGACCTCAACAGCGTGCTGGTCAAGGTCAATCCGCAGGGCAAGCTGGAGTGGATGCGCGCGTATGACAGCAATTTACAAAGGGTGCAGTGGTGATCTCATCGTCTCACCGTCTGCACCACACGTACCACGCCTTTCGCCGCCTGTTGTGCCTGATCCCACCCGAGCGGATATAGCCCGAAGAGCAGGCTGCCGATCATACACAACGCTATCGCCAGCTGCAGACCGAAACCGGGCTGGGGCAATGCGGGCAGTTCCGCAGGATGGAAATACATCACCACAATCAGCCGCAGGTAGTAGAACGCGGAGATAACGCTGTTCACTGCCAGCACAATCGCCAGCAGTAACCCCAGCGCGCCCTGTTGGAGCGCGGCGTTGAACAGGAAGAACTTGCCCAGGAAGCCCGCCGTTGCGGGGATGCCAGCCAACGACAGCATAAACACCGTCATCATCGCCGCCGCGTGTGGACTGCGTGTACCCAGCCCAGCGAGTTCCTCTATCAGATTGCTCTCCCTGCCCTCATGCGCCATCAACGACGCCACCGCGAACGCTCCCATCGTCATCAGCGCGTAGGCGATGAAATAGTATAACACGGCACTGATGCCTGCCTGTGCTGACGCGAGGTTGCTAATAGCCACCACGCCTACCAGCAGATAGCCCGCATGGGCGATGCTTGAGTACGCCAGCATTCGCTTTAGGTTCGTCTGCGCCAGCGCGAGCAGGTTGCCTACGCTCATTGTCAGGATAGCCAGCACTGCTAACACCGTCACCCACAACGTGCTTGCAGGTTGGAACGCTATCGCCACCCGAATGAACGCGGCGAACGCCGCCGTCTTCGCTGCGGAAGCCATGAATGCTGCAGCTGCGGTTGGCGCGCCCTCATACACGTCGGGCGTCCAAACGTGGAACGGAACCAGAGCCGCTTTGAAACCCAGTCCCACCAGCAACAGCGCCAAACCGCCATATAACAGCAACCGCTGCTCCGGCGAGGGTGAGAAGAGTGCAGGCATCAGCTCGTTCAAGTTCGT from Armatimonadota bacterium includes the following:
- the nuoN-1 gene encoding NADH-quinone oxidoreductase subunit N; the encoded protein is MTGYPPLPSDIWFAAIAPELVLTLAATVVLLLGLSLRYRSYTPLVVLSLIGTAISAGFAVAFWGQSRQAFASTVLSDQFAQVVRLILLGIASLAVLMAEPYLREKRIAFPEYFALVLFSTAGGMVMAAAQNLMVLFIGLEILSLSMYVMAGLARTETRSEEAALKYFLLGAFASGFLLYGIALIYGASGTTNLNELMPALFSPSPEQRLLLYGGLALLLVGLGFKAALVPFHVWTPDVYEGAPTAAAAFMASAAKTAAFAAFIRVAIAFQPASTLWVTVLAVLAILTMSVGNLLALAQTNLKRMLAYSSIAHAGYLLVGVVAISNLASAQAGISAVLYYFIAYALMTMGAFAVASLMAHEGRESNLIEELAGLGTRSPHAAAMMTVFMLSLAGIPATAGFLGKFFLFNAALQQGALGLLLAIVLAVNSVISAFYYLRLIVVMYFHPAELPALPQPGFGLQLAIALCMIGSLLFGLYPLGWDQAQQAAKGVVRVVQTVRR